The genomic region CAAAATCGAGGAAGCGTGACCGCCCTTCGATTCTCAGTTTGTCGAGATTGTATGCCCCGGCGAACAGGCACGGGGTGAGGTCGATGTTGGCAATGGTGAGCTCGTCAACATCGGTGCCTTGCAGGGACAGCAGAGCTGGCGCCAACGGGAAACTGTGCCCATGCGAGCGCACGCGCGAGTCGATGGTGTCGCTGCCCGACACGATGGACGCGGCTTCGAGGTGGGTGCGTCGCATGCTGACTGCCGTCCTATGAGCTCGCATGCGCAGCTCCATGCCTGCTTCGAAGCGGGCGTCATCAAGTCGGCAGTGAGCGTTTAGGACCATCACGGCGCGATGGCTGAACACACAGTCGGACAGGTCCACGCGCGAGGCCTCGACGGGGTCTAGATAGGCGCGTCCCGAGAACGTAGTCCCGCTGAAGATCAGCTGTTCTGCACAGACAGCGTGGAATCCTGCGAGGTCAGCGAAGGTGGCATCGGTGAACACACCGAGGCCCATGATTGTCTGCAGAAACCAGGCATCGCCGAGGAAATGCGCACGGTCGAAGCTGACAGTATCGGCGAACGTGGTGCTGGCAAAGAAGACCGGCCCAGGAAACTCGACCTTGGTGAAGTCGGCACCACATTCGAACGTGGCGTCGCTGAAGTCGGACACACCGCCGCCGCGCGCTGCGAAGTTGTGCGAAGCAGTCCGGAACTTCAGCCGAGTACCGGGGAAAGGCGCATCGCCGGCGAAGGTGCAGCCGCCGAAGTCGAATCGCGCGGCGTGGACGGTGTCAAGGATGTCACGGACATGGTCTGCGGTCAGGGTGGTGCCGCGGACATCGACGTGCGACTGCGCGTGCATGTCGCGCAGTGCTTCGCTGCGCTGGTGAACGGTCGCATGGGCGAAACACAGCTCGGGACCATCAGCGTGGGTGTCGGTGCGCAAGGTCCGGCCGGCACAGTCGTTGCGGCCACAACGCGGCCAGTCAACACCTCCGCGCTGATCCAGGCCATGCACGCTTCGGACGGCCGCATGCCAGGGCGCGCTCATCGAGCGCCCCCGGCCTCACTGGAATCGGTTGTCTGCGCCGATAGGGTCCCGAAGGGCAGGACGTCGTCCGGCTGCGTGTCCATAGCGTGTCGGCTCCTTGAAATGGCTGACGGGCTGGCAGCTCCCGCGCGAGGCGCAGACCCGCTGACCGGAGCCGACGAAGGCTATCGGGCGCACGGTTCCGATCTGTCGGCAACGCTAAGTGATCAGATCAGACTGAGTTCGCGTAGGCAGATGATCGAGCAGGCGAGACTCAGAATGGCTTGATCTGGAATCAGGCTCATCTGCGGCTAGCGCTGTGTGAGTACGAGCGGCACTACAACGAGCACCGAACCACTGATCACTCGCTGGCGCGACACCCCTGCGAGTCCGGCCTCAGTCTGTCGATCCCGCTCAGATCGAACGCTTCACATAGGCCGACATGGCCTTCTCGGCTGAGCCATCCAGGAGTGCCGCCATGTGTCTTGAGCTGCATGGATGTAGTTCTCGGCGCGCGCAATGGCGCTCGTGGAGGCGGCGGCCGTCGCCCGATCTACGTCCGGTTCTCCGCGTCCGACGAGCCTCCCTCGCGCCCCTGCGGCTAGCCTTTCGAGGTTCGGTGGGAGGAGTCGAAGTGGCGGACCTGGAGTACCTGCTCACGCGTGCCTGGAACCCCGACACCCGTCCGCTGGCGGAAGAGGCGTGGCGGTGCTACAACGCGGGAGCGATCCGTGCGAGCATCGCCGCGACCTGGACCGCGGTCACCGCCGACATCACCGCCAAGCTCATCCTGCTGGCCGACAACGGTGACGCGGCAGCAGCTGCCTTCCGCAGCGAGGTCTACGCCGCACAGGACAAAGGCATCCACCCCGACGGTGTGCGTTCCATGCAGAACATCGAAGCCGCCTTGCTCGCCAAAGCCTTCGACTTAGAACTCGTCGACTCGATCGGCCAGCGAGAGCTGGAACGTATCCGTGAGGACCGCAACCTGTCGGTCCACCCTTCGCTGCGCCGCTCCGGCGAGGTTTACGAACCCCCTCCCGAGACCGCGCGCGGACACCTGACGGTGGCACTGACGACACTGCTGACCTTGCCCCCGACGCAGGGCGGGAAGATTGTCGAGGCGTACCTGGATTACACCTGCGATCCCTCGTTTGTCCCCGTCCCCCTGCACATCCAGACGACGTTCTTCGCCCATGTCCGGACCAGCGCCCGGACGAACATCACGAAACTGGCCGCCAAGCACGCCCTACGCGAACTGAACCCGGACGGGCGACTGCCGGCGATCGAGTACGCGGACCGGTCCGCCGTCGTCCTGGCCGCCTTCGCCGAGCAGGACAGGGAACTGGTCCGTTCCGTGGTCGCGGCACAACGTGACCACTTCCAGCGACTCGACGGTGCGGCCCAACTGCGCGCTCTCGTCCGACTTGGCGACCAGGACTACTTCTGGGACATGGTGGA from Lentzea guizhouensis harbors:
- a CDS encoding pentapeptide repeat-containing protein — protein: MSAPWHAAVRSVHGLDQRGGVDWPRCGRNDCAGRTLRTDTHADGPELCFAHATVHQRSEALRDMHAQSHVDVRGTTLTADHVRDILDTVHAARFDFGGCTFAGDAPFPGTRLKFRTASHNFAARGGGVSDFSDATFECGADFTKVEFPGPVFFASTTFADTVSFDRAHFLGDAWFLQTIMGLGVFTDATFADLAGFHAVCAEQLIFSGTTFSGRAYLDPVEASRVDLSDCVFSHRAVMVLNAHCRLDDARFEAGMELRMRAHRTAVSMRRTHLEAASIVSGSDTIDSRVRSHGHSFPLAPALLSLQGTDVDELTIANIDLTPCLFAGAYNLDKLRIEGRSRFLDFVVPSRPGVRAYYVNARGREIIMDEKLLHVIARKQRGVNVEAWLEKFARDRSVVAGQPDTGRDYDAITYERLAVIYRALRKGLEDAKDEPGAGDFYYGEMQARRHARSTRRVERFLLTVYWLISGYGQRASRALAALVLLLTMLTALLTGLGLPAAAPLQQFTGSVQPAPAPGGSQQVVLDARTPPATLPPFGDRWTAARLERAARLATGSIVFRDTDQQLTIAGRWTVNAGRGLGPLLLALAALAIRARVKR